A genomic segment from Streptosporangium roseum DSM 43021 encodes:
- a CDS encoding Rieske (2Fe-2S) protein → MPTRRHVIGATAAVACGAALTGCAGGGPGPGIVPPGIKGQVIAQTADIPVGGGKVITQWKIVITQPTTGVFKAFTASCPHKGCSVARPEDGIIRCPCHGSEFAADSGKCLKGPAGAPLVEFALKLDGDGIVIV, encoded by the coding sequence ATGCCCACACGCAGGCATGTCATCGGCGCCACGGCGGCAGTGGCGTGCGGGGCCGCGCTCACCGGCTGCGCCGGTGGCGGGCCCGGCCCGGGCATCGTGCCGCCGGGCATCAAGGGGCAGGTCATCGCCCAGACCGCTGACATACCGGTGGGCGGCGGCAAGGTCATCACCCAGTGGAAGATCGTGATCACCCAGCCCACCACGGGGGTGTTCAAGGCGTTCACCGCGAGCTGCCCGCACAAGGGCTGCTCGGTCGCCCGGCCCGAGGACGGGATCATCCGCTGCCCCTGCCACGGCAGCGAGTTCGCCGCCGACTCCGGCAAGTGCCTCAAGGGCCCGGCGGGGGCACCGCTGGTCGAGTTCGCGCTGAAGCTCGACGGCGACGGCATTGTGATCGTCTGA